One uncultured Fibrobacter sp. genomic window, AAAAAGGTATCTTTGGCGTATGCAAGATAAATTTACAGGAAAAATGCTCGATTATTCTCAAGTTCCCTCCCCTTGTTTCGTGTTGGACGAGGCAAGACTACGCCGCAACATGGAAATTCTGGACGATATCCAGAAACGCGGGAATGTAAAAATAATTTGCGCCTTGAAAGGTTACAGCTTTTGGCGCAGTTTTCCGCTGATTAGGCAGTACCTCGCAGGGGCAACTGCCTCTAGCCTAAACGAAGCAAGACTTGCCAAGGAAGAAATGGGCAAGGAAGTGCACGTATTCGCTCCAGTTTACGAAGACGACGAAATCGACCAGATTCTTGCCTGTGCGGGCCACATCACCTTCAACAGTTTCAGCCAGTGGCAGCGCTTTAAGGCAAAGACCCTCGCAGCAGGAGTAAGCGCCGGAATCCGCGTGAACCCGCAATTTTCGACCGTCGAGACCGACCTGTACAACCCTTGCGGCAAGTTTTCGAGACTCGGCGTTACCGAAGCGGAGTTCAAACCGGAACTCTTGGACGGCATCGAAGGGCTACACTTTCACGCCCTCTGCGAACAAGACGCAGACGCCCTGGAAGGCGTACTCAAGGCATTCGAACAGCATTTCGGCAAATATCTGCCGCAAATGAAATGGGTGAACTTTGGCGGCGGACACCATATTACCCGCAAGGATTACCACCGCGAAGAACTCGTCCGTATTCTGAACGAATTCCACAACCGTTACCCGCACCTCACGGTCATTATGGAACCGGGCGAAGCTGTCGGCTGGCAAACGGGCGAACTCGTGACCTCGGTCGGAGACCTTGTTCACAACGAAATGGACATTGCCATCTTGAACGTGTCTAT contains:
- the nspC gene encoding carboxynorspermidine decarboxylase, translated to MQDKFTGKMLDYSQVPSPCFVLDEARLRRNMEILDDIQKRGNVKIICALKGYSFWRSFPLIRQYLAGATASSLNEARLAKEEMGKEVHVFAPVYEDDEIDQILACAGHITFNSFSQWQRFKAKTLAAGVSAGIRVNPQFSTVETDLYNPCGKFSRLGVTEAEFKPELLDGIEGLHFHALCEQDADALEGVLKAFEQHFGKYLPQMKWVNFGGGHHITRKDYHREELVRILNEFHNRYPHLTVIMEPGEAVGWQTGELVTSVGDLVHNEMDIAILNVSISAHMPDCLEMPYRPEVIGAGMPGEKKYTYKLAGNSCLAGDQLGDFSFDEPLKVGDKIIFEDMIHYTMVKTTFFNGVRHPSIGKFDESGKFHLLHKFTYEQFKEKL